Proteins encoded by one window of Candidatus Mesenet endosymbiont of Phosphuga atrata:
- the dut gene encoding dUTP diphosphatase codes for MLIEIKTLPHYEGLLLPSYATPQSAGMDLYAAIDNPINIEPMNRELIATGIAISIPDCYEGQIRPRSGLAMKFGITVLNSPGTIDSDYQGEIKVCLINLSNKSYTINKGDRIAQIIISPIVKVKWQLVDEFNEKTKRGSGGFGSTGI; via the coding sequence ATGCTTATTGAAATAAAAACACTTCCTCATTATGAGGGTCTATTACTACCATCTTATGCAACACCACAAAGTGCAGGAATGGATCTTTATGCAGCTATAGATAATCCCATTAACATAGAGCCGATGAATAGAGAATTGATTGCAACTGGCATTGCAATTTCAATACCTGATTGCTATGAAGGGCAAATACGCCCAAGGTCGGGTCTAGCAATGAAATTTGGCATAACAGTACTTAATTCACCCGGCACTATAGATTCAGACTATCAGGGAGAGATAAAAGTTTGTTTAATCAACCTTAGTAATAAATCATATACTATAAATAAAGGAGATAGAATAGCACAGATTATAATTAGCCCAATAGTTAAGGTGAAATGGCAACTAGTTGATGAGTTTAATGAAAAAACTAAGCGTGGTAGTGGAGGATTTGGCTCAACCGGCATTTAA